The following DNA comes from Desulfobacterales bacterium.
GCGCTATCGCTGGAGGAGCACTTCGTTTGAGGCAAACGATGGAAATCCCAATCCTATTTAAAAATATTAACAATACTGCGTGTAATCTGCGTAAACTGTGGGAAAAAATATAATCCGAAGACATAAAATTAATTAAACAGGGTGGATAGGGTCGCGAGCGTTATTTGTAGTCTTCTTTTCGAATACCATAACGGGTTAACAGTTTATGAAGCTGGCGGGTGCTGATTCCGGCGGCAAGTGCGGATTGATTGATTTTACCCTTGGTGTCGGTCAAAAGTTTTTTTAGATATTGCCGTTCAACATGCTCAATGCCTCTTCGCCTGACCTCGGCCAGAGCCTGAGATGAATCGAGTTGGAGATGCGCAAGGGGGGCATCGTTTTGGAACAGTTCGAGGGGAAAGCTTTCCGGGGTCAGAACCGAACTGGTTTCAAGAATATAGCCACGTTCCACCAGGTTTTCCAGTTCTCTGATATTGCCGGGCCAGGCATAACGGGCAAATGCCTCCATGACCATCGGATGAACCGCGTGTATCTCTTTTGAATTGAATTTGTTCAAACGATTCAGAAAAATATCCACAAGAATGGGAATATCTTCAATGCGATCGCGGAGGTTGGGAATTTCAATGGGAAAAACACTGATCCGGTAAAACAGATCCTTTCTGAAGCTGCCGGCCGCGCACATTTCTTTCAGATCCGTATTCGTGGCGGCGATGATCCTGACATCGGTTTCAAGCATTTCTTCCCCACCGACACGCGCATAGGTTCTGTCCTGAAGAACCTGCAGCAGCTTGATCTGTGCGGCTGCCGAGATGGTCCCGATTTCATCCAGAAAAATGGTTCCCCCGTGGGCGATTTCAAATTTTCCCAGTTTTCGTTTGATGGCTCCCGTGAAAGCGCCCTTTTCATGACCGAAAAGCTCGCTTTCCAGCAATGTGTCCTGAATCGCACCGCAGTGAACCGTAATAAACTGCTTGTCTTTTCGATTGCTGTGCCGGTGAATCAGCCGGGCCATAACGCCCTTTCCGGTACCGGTTTCCCCATGAAGCAATACCGTGGTGCGCGTTGCGGTAACCGAACGAACCTTGCTGAAGACACTTTTCATAATATCGCTCTGGGTTTTAATAAAATCCAGGGATTCTTTCTCCCAGAACTGATCCCGAAGATAATCCAGCTCGGATTGTTTTATTTTATCCTCATGAATGCTTTCCGTAAAAAAATGAATTTCATCGCGGTTAACCGGATAGGTCAGATAATTATCTGCGCCGGCCTTTACGGCATAAACGGCTTCCCGGATTTTTTCCTGAGGAGACAGGACAACAATGTGCATGCCGGGATTTTGCCAGAACAGGATCAGCGCTTGTTTGTAATGGCCAATGTCAGCGGGGCTGCCATCGGGATTCATCAGAAATGAGATATCAATAAACATAAATTCATATGACTTCTGTTGGAAGCGCATCCGGCAATGGTCGATATCGGGGGCATAGTCTATGTGGTATGTCGCCTCAAAAAAATTCCGAATGGAGACAAATTCCTCTACATTCGCTGTCGCAACAAGAATGGACGATTTTACCGGTTTTTTCATATTTCTGATACCTGACCAAGGTTAAGGATGACCCCTGATGCTGGTCCTGTTTTTTCTGTATTATTTGCCATACGGCTTCTTTGACCACAGGGTAAGCTGATAGTATTAGCGTACCGTTATAGAATCAAGATAAATATCTCAATAAAGATATTGACCTCAACATAAAAAACGGGATTATTTAGGATTAACGGGGAATACTGTGGGAAAATTTCTATTTTCGGGTTATTTGCTGAGGGCCTTACAGTTCTTCCGGGGTAAATGCCACCACATCGTCAATCCGGCTACAATCGGCAAGGAGCATTACCAGACGGTCGACCCCCAGGGCATTTCCGGACGACTCCGGCATAAATTTCAGGGCCGCCAGAAATTTCTCGGGTGATGGATATGCCGATTTCCCGGATGCGATGCGCTCGCCGGCCTCTTTTTCAAACCGCTGCCGCTGCTCTTTCGGATCAGTCAGTTCGCTGAATGCATTACACAATTCCAGCCCGCTGATATACATTTCAAACCGTTCTGCGAAACGATTGCCGTCTTTAAGCCTGGCAAGGGCTCCGCAGGATGCCGGATAATCGTAGAGAAACAGCGGCTTGTCCATCCCGAGACAGGGCTCGATTTCAAACGCGATGACCTCGTCAAAACGGTTGGTACGCAACGCGGCCTCCATGGAAACCGTGGCATACCGGTCAAAGGCTTCCAAAACCGTGAGTCTGTGCCAGGGAGGGGTAAGATCGATGTTTCGGCCCTGATACACAAACGAATCCTTAGCAACGGTTTGCCGGGCCACAAAACAGATCAGCGCCTCGCACTGGGCCATCATATCCTGGTAGTCAAACCCTTGGCAATACCACTCCAGGAGGGTAAATTCGGGCAAATGCCGGTTTCCCCGTTCCTGCTGGCGGAAGCATCTGCAAATCTGGAAAATGCGACCGTAGCCGGCTGCCAGCAGACGTTTCATGCACAGCTCCGGAGATGTATGCAGAAACCATTGCCCGGATGGCGGAGCATCGATATGCAGCTCAGGGGCAGGTGCCGGAATCCGGCAGGGCGTTTCGATTTCCAAAAAAGCTTGTTCGATAAAAAACCCGCGGATCGCCTGGATGATGCGGGCCCTCAACTGCAGGTTACGTTTCAGAAAGGTTTGTCTGAATTCAGAAAACGGTAGATCAGATTTCATACGGTAGCACTTTTTATTAAAAATTTATCCTCTGTCCGGTCCTGAAGGAAGAGCATGTCATATCGATTCACATCCGCCGTGTCATACCATTTCAATGCGGTCTGCCTGCATTCATCACAGGCATTTGACGGAACATGAACGGCCAGAACGTGAAGGCCTCTATCCGATGAAGAATCAATTTTCAAGGCCCCGCCACACTGCCTGCAGATTCGAACCTGCTCGTGCTGGGTTTCGATCAGATTGTCCGTATCGTAAAACACGGAGCGGCTCCTGTCGGCATACTCAGACGAGCCGTACAGCTTTTCCCTGATGGCGTTGCGGTTGTTCCAATTGGCCAGCACCTGTTCACAGGTTTTTTCAATGGCCCTTGATATTTGAGGGGTTTGACGGATAGCCTCTGGATCATAGTTGGGTTCGGTAACCTTTGAATAGTCAATGCCTGCCATGGCCAGTATGATGCCGAGGTTGACATAGGGAAGCGCACCCTCGATGGAATATCCGCCTTCGAGCACCGCAATATCGGGTTTTAAGAGCGTTGTCAGCCGGGCATATCCCTGGGCGGAAAAATTCATATTGGTAATGGGGTCCGTAAAATGATTGTCCTGCCCGGCCGAATTGATAATGATATCCGGCTTGAATTCATCCAGGACTGGAAGCACCACATGGTTTACCGCATACAAAACACCCTCTTCTGACGTAAACGGGGGAAGGGGAATATTGAGCGTTGTTCCCAGCGCATTGGGCCCGCCGAGATCATCCGGAAATCCGGAACCCGGATAAAGCGTCCGTCCGTCCTGATGCAGCGAAATAAACAGGGTGTCAGGATCATGCCAGTAGATGTCCTGTGTGCCGTCACCATGGTGGCAGTCGGTATCGACAATAGCGACTTTGCGGATGCCATAGGCCTTGCGAAGATACTCGATCATGATGGCTTCGATATTGACATTGCAAAACCCTCTGGCACCGTGTACCACTCGCATGGCATGATGGCCCGGGGGCCGGACAAGGGCAAAGCCCTTATCGACTCTTTTGTCCATCACGGCTTTTCCGATGGTTTTTGCGCCACCGGCACTGATGAAATGGGATTCCGTCATGACCCGGTTTTCATTCGGAACGCAGAAATGAACCCGCCGGACATCGGCTACCGTAACCAGCTCCGGCTTGAATTCCCTGATGCCTTCTATGTCCAGAAGGCCTTCTTCAAAAACCTGATCCTGCGTGTAAAGCAGCCGCTCCTCCCGTTCCGGATGCGTGGGGCTGATCGCCCAGTCAAAAGCCGGAAAGAAAACCAGTCCGGTTTTATACGTTGCATGCAACATCATTGGCTCCAATCAGAAGGGGATTTTTTATTATTCATGCGATAAAAGCTCACCGGCAATCCCTTCATATCCATGGATCAATCCGGGTCTGACCTGGACCTTGATGCGGATATTTTTACCGGTCGTATAAAATCCACGGACCATATTAAACTGCTGATCCTCTATAATTTCCATTTCCAGGTCTTCAGCCGATGCCCCTTTTCCCAGCGCTTTTTCCCTGAGCAATTCAAACGCTTTTTCCCGGGCATCCTGTCTCGAAAAATCTTTATTGACCATTGCCACGAAATTTTCTTCGGGTGCGGTTGCGATTTCCCGCTCAGTATCGGCAAACAGGGTCACTTCGCATGTCGTCCGTGCGAGGGCCGCTCCAATG
Coding sequences within:
- a CDS encoding sigma-54 dependent transcriptional regulator; translated protein: MKKPVKSSILVATANVEEFVSIRNFFEATYHIDYAPDIDHCRMRFQQKSYEFMFIDISFLMNPDGSPADIGHYKQALILFWQNPGMHIVVLSPQEKIREAVYAVKAGADNYLTYPVNRDEIHFFTESIHEDKIKQSELDYLRDQFWEKESLDFIKTQSDIMKSVFSKVRSVTATRTTVLLHGETGTGKGVMARLIHRHSNRKDKQFITVHCGAIQDTLLESELFGHEKGAFTGAIKRKLGKFEIAHGGTIFLDEIGTISAAAQIKLLQVLQDRTYARVGGEEMLETDVRIIAATNTDLKEMCAAGSFRKDLFYRISVFPIEIPNLRDRIEDIPILVDIFLNRLNKFNSKEIHAVHPMVMEAFARYAWPGNIRELENLVERGYILETSSVLTPESFPLELFQNDAPLAHLQLDSSQALAEVRRRGIEHVERQYLKKLLTDTKGKINQSALAAGISTRQLHKLLTRYGIRKEDYK
- the epmA gene encoding EF-P lysine aminoacylase EpmA, translating into MKSDLPFSEFRQTFLKRNLQLRARIIQAIRGFFIEQAFLEIETPCRIPAPAPELHIDAPPSGQWFLHTSPELCMKRLLAAGYGRIFQICRCFRQQERGNRHLPEFTLLEWYCQGFDYQDMMAQCEALICFVARQTVAKDSFVYQGRNIDLTPPWHRLTVLEAFDRYATVSMEAALRTNRFDEVIAFEIEPCLGMDKPLFLYDYPASCGALARLKDGNRFAERFEMYISGLELCNAFSELTDPKEQRQRFEKEAGERIASGKSAYPSPEKFLAALKFMPESSGNALGVDRLVMLLADCSRIDDVVAFTPEEL
- a CDS encoding histone deacetylase, whose protein sequence is MLHATYKTGLVFFPAFDWAISPTHPEREERLLYTQDQVFEEGLLDIEGIREFKPELVTVADVRRVHFCVPNENRVMTESHFISAGGAKTIGKAVMDKRVDKGFALVRPPGHHAMRVVHGARGFCNVNIEAIMIEYLRKAYGIRKVAIVDTDCHHGDGTQDIYWHDPDTLFISLHQDGRTLYPGSGFPDDLGGPNALGTTLNIPLPPFTSEEGVLYAVNHVVLPVLDEFKPDIIINSAGQDNHFTDPITNMNFSAQGYARLTTLLKPDIAVLEGGYSIEGALPYVNLGIILAMAGIDYSKVTEPNYDPEAIRQTPQISRAIEKTCEQVLANWNNRNAIREKLYGSSEYADRSRSVFYDTDNLIETQHEQVRICRQCGGALKIDSSSDRGLHVLAVHVPSNACDECRQTALKWYDTADVNRYDMLFLQDRTEDKFLIKSATV